Within the bacterium genome, the region CCCACGAACGACCATCACAACCTTGCCCTCGTTCGCAAGGTGCATAGGATCGAAGCCGAGCAACTCGCAAACGGTACGCACGTCGTCGCGAACCGGAACGGCTTGTTCCTCAATCAGTGCGCCGAACGGTTGCGATTCCACCAATTCACTGAGAACCGCCGCCAGTCCGCCGCGCGTGGCGTCGCGCATCCATTTCACGCCGTCGCACTCATTCAGCACGGATTCGATAAGCCCGCCGAGGGCCGCGCAGTCACTCTCGATTCGGGTTTGAAACTTCAAGCCCTCGCGCGCGGTCAGAATGGCCATCCCATGCTCGCCAATGGTTCCCGAAACCAGAATTGCATCGCCTTCACCGATAGGTGCGCTCGACAAACCCTTGCCCAAAGGACAAGCTCCAACTCCGGACGTATTGATGAAGAGTCCATCGCATTCGCCGCGTGGGACCACCTTAGTATCGCCTGTGACAATCTCTACGTTTGCTGCACGAGTCGCTTCGGACATCGAATGAACGATTCGTTCGAGCATCGAAAGATCAAAGCCTTCTTCGATGATGAATCCAACCGACAAGTGCAGAGGACGCGCGCCCATCACGGCCAGATCGTTCACCGTTCCGCAAACCGCCAGCTTGCCGATGTCCCCACCGGGAAACTCGATGGGCTTGACGATGTACGAATCGGTGGTGAAGGCGAGACGCGATTTCTCGATTTCGATCAGTGCCGCGTCGGCCAGTGTGTTCAGCGCGGGATTGGCGAACTTTTCGACGAAGAGTTTCGTGATGAAGCGACGCATGGTTTCGCCGCCCGCGCCGTGATTCAGAGTGACGACTCGATCAGCCATGTTCCACCGGTGAAAAATGATAGACGGCGGCGCACGCCCCCTCGGCGGAGACCATGCACGCGCCGCGCGGAGTATCGGGAGTACAACTCTTGCCGAACAGTGGGCACTCGGTCGGATGCAGCGCGCCCCGCAGCACTTCTCCGCAACGGCAACCGGCGTGCTCGCGGGTCGGTTCAACTTCTACCGGGATTCGTTCAGCATCCCAGTCCGCAAACTCGCGGCGAATTGCGAGTCCGCTTCCGGGAATTACGCCGAATCCGCGCCACGGCACGTCCGCCGGCTCGAACATCTCATCCATAAGCACCTGCGCCTGCGGATTGCCCTCGGCATGGACGACGCGACGATATTGATTTTCCACGCTCGCGCGCGCTTCGGCAAGCTGCTGGCAGAGCTTGAGAATCGTTTCCATGAGATCGAGCGGCTCGAAACCGGAAACCACGCACGGAATGTTGAACTCGCTTGGAATGAACTCGTAGCAGGCCGTGCCGATCACTGTGGTCACGTGGCCGGGGAGAATCAGGCCGTCCACCTTAACGTCGGGAGCGGAAAAAAGCGCGCTTAGCGCCGGAGGCATCGTCTTCAATGATGAAAGAAGACGGAAGTTCCTTGCGTTATCCTGGACTGCGCTTTTCAGTGTCGCCGCCAACGTGCAGGCGGTCGTTTCAAAACCGATACCGAGAAAAACAACGATTCGCTCCGGATGCTGGATCGCCCAATCGAGAGCGTCAGCGGAGGAATAAAACACTCGAACGTCCCCGCCCTCGGCGCGAACTTCGGCCAGCGAGCGCGACGAACCGGGAACGCGGATCAGATCACCGAAGGTCGCGATGGTCACATTCGGTTGCCGGGCCAGCGCGACGCTGCGATCCACAAAGTCATTGGCGGTAACGCAGACCGGACAGCCGGGACCGGAAACGAGTTCCACCCATTCGG harbors:
- the hypD gene encoding hydrogenase formation protein HypD, translating into MKVLTALRNADAVRHVAREIAEVKLDRTVRLMEVCGGHTAAIYRFALRDLLPEWVELVSGPGCPVCVTANDFVDRSVALARQPNVTIATFGDLIRVPGSSRSLAEVRAEGGDVRVFYSSADALDWAIQHPERIVVFLGIGFETTACTLAATLKSAVQDNARNFRLLSSLKTMPPALSALFSAPDVKVDGLILPGHVTTVIGTACYEFIPSEFNIPCVVSGFEPLDLMETILKLCQQLAEARASVENQYRRVVHAEGNPQAQVLMDEMFEPADVPWRGFGVIPGSGLAIRREFADWDAERIPVEVEPTREHAGCRCGEVLRGALHPTECPLFGKSCTPDTPRGACMVSAEGACAAVYHFSPVEHG
- the hypE gene encoding hydrogenase expression/formation protein HypE, whose product is MADRVVTLNHGAGGETMRRFITKLFVEKFANPALNTLADAALIEIEKSRLAFTTDSYIVKPIEFPGGDIGKLAVCGTVNDLAVMGARPLHLSVGFIIEEGFDLSMLERIVHSMSEATRAANVEIVTGDTKVVPRGECDGLFINTSGVGACPLGKGLSSAPIGEGDAILVSGTIGEHGMAILTAREGLKFQTRIESDCAALGGLIESVLNECDGVKWMRDATRGGLAAVLSELVESQPFGALIEEQAVPVRDDVRTVCELLGFDPMHLANEGKVVMVVRGDQRQRALEVLHANDLGRQAVLIGRITGDGKGIVRVRTEVGGIRRLQRPAGELLPRIC